ataactttaaaaatactaatgGTACAAACTTACCAAAAATCATTCAAAAGTTTAactatgtaaatttcttttatacTTAGTTTTGTGAGTTTTGAATAATACTATTATGATTTTAACAAGATGGGGTACCCTATAATTATGTATTGTGTTGTGACCCTTTCTATATAACTCTTTTTTAGATTAGTGGTTTGGTAGTGTAAGTTTTCTTCCTTGGCCACCTCAGTCACTTGATCTCTCTCTATTATACTTTTTCTTGTGGGGTCATGTCAAAGCTATTATGTATGCATCAAATTCTCATTCTTTGAATGATATTAAGGTTATCAATACAAATGAAATCCTTTCAATCACTGATTATCAACTGCTAGAAGTTTTTACAAAGTTCAGAAATTGACTGGAAGTGTTGAATTTTAATTACAAATATATCAATAGATATTTAAAAGCTAAATGATGAAACTCCAAGTATTTGGACATTTGAAGcatttcaattctaaaattattaaaattttaaattgttttaagacTTTGGGGATACTTATGTAGATTTAGGAGTTTTTTAGTGAGTGATATCAaggcagacagaaagagagtAAAGGTTTGTAGAATATCAATTCttagaaaggaaaaggataatgattatttagaaaagaaggaaaaatatacagAAAGAGGACCAAGGGAGAGCAGTTCCATGAATGtcaggggagaaaagaaaatccagGCAAGGAGGTGAGTTTTCAGAAGTGTTAAAAGGTAGAAGCTATAGAGATGTCAGGATATTGAAGAGTAGGaaagctaattttagaaattgGCATCATATTTTCAATAGATTGCAAGGAACTAAGAAGTAGAGAGTTTGAGGCAATTAGTAGAAATTGCTCTTCTACTCTTTCTAGATGGGgcaagagagggagggagcaagagatggaaggaaggagggaaagaaagaaggaaggaaagaaggaaagaaggaaggaaggaagaaaggaaggaaggaaagaatagacagagacagagacagaataagCAAATTATATTTGATTCTCTGTGaccttttgggggttttcttggcaacgatactggaatagtttaccttttccttctctacaacttattttatagattttcccagttcaaatcccatctggatttgaactcaaaaagattagtctttctgactccagccccagtgctctatccaatgggccacctagctgccctagggTTGCACAGCCAATATGTATCAGAAGCAGTACTTGAATGTATATCTTTCTGgctccaatgctctatccacaaGCCCATGTTACCTCTCATATATGTGGTCAGAAAAGTAATGCTAGCTTTAGGACATAGTCAGGCTCTATCACATCCCACAAAGGACAACTGAcactgtcaggaaaaaaaaatctcattcccAAGTTATTTAGTCACTGGATAGAATCTTTTATTGAAATCAATGCTGCATCTGTCTTCCCTGTGAAATGGAAAGCCAGGAAGACTTCCCCCAAGACCAGTggaactttcttttcttcccacttcTCCCTTGGAATGGGAGGGTGCAGATTGTGATGAGCAGTACTCATTCACCCTCTGCTTATTCTGACTCTTCTTCTAGTTGCCAACCTACAGGATGACCCTGGAGAACATCACTTGGATTGATGGAGCCCCGAGTGAATTTATCCTCCTGGGCATCACTGACCGCTGGGACCTTCGTGTAGCCCTCTTCCTGGTATTCCTACCCATCTACCTTCTGAGTTTGCTGGGGAACATGGGAATGGTATTGCTGATTAACATGGATGCCCGACTCCACACCCCTATGTACTTCTTCCTGGCCTGCCTCTCACTCCTAGATGCCTGCTACTCTTCAGCCATCGGTCCTAAGATGCTCATAGATCTGTTACTGTCACACGCCACCATCCCCTATGCTGCCTGTGCCATCCAGATGTTTGTCTTTGCAGGGCTGGCAGACGCTGAGTGCTGTCTCCTAGCAGCCATGGCTTATGACCGCTATGTGGCTATTGGGAACCCGCTCCTTTACACCACAGCCATGTCTCGACGCCTGTGCCTCCTACTCTTGGCAGCTTCAGGGTTGGGCGGTGCAGTGAGTGGCTTTGTCCACACAACATTCACTTTCCGGCTACACTTTTGTCACTCCCGTGAAGTTAACAGTTTCTTCTGTGATATCCCACCACTGCTGGCCATTTCCTGTGATGACACTTCCCTCAATGAGCTGCTACTTTTTGCTGTCTGTGGTTTTATCCAAACAGCTACAGTAATAGCCATTGCTGTGTCCTATGCCTTCATCCTCATTGCTGTGATTCGCATGAATTCTGCTGAGGGAAGGCGACGAGCAGCCTCCACTTGTGGCTCTCACCTTACTGCTGTGGCCATGCTGTATGGCACACTCATTTTCATGTACCTAAGACCTAGTTCTAGTTATGCCCTTGACACTGACAAGATGGCATCTGTCTTCTATACACTCGTTATCCCTGCCCTCAACCCACTTATCTACAGCCTCCGCAACAAAGAGGTTAAGGAGGCCCTTCGAAGGACCCGGGATCGATTCTGCTTCCCATCCCAAAGGGGGTAGTGAAAGAACTAAAAGACTGacctgggggtgggggagaatcatcaaaaaatgaagggaaagagtTCCCTCATTCAAaaattaccatattttaaaatggctaaGGAGCCAGAGAAGGTAAAGGGTAAAGCCAgaaaagatagatatagaaaagaaatatgtgCCTTTGGGTCATCTTGGAATTAGTTTAGGTCTGTGATGAAATTATAGAGCTTTGGAactggaaagaattttaaaagaacagaatTTTCAAATTCAGGAAGAACTTAAAATACAGACCTGGAAAAAATCTAATCCAACCACTCAATTCAAAAGTgtacttatattttgtttttatatcaatttCATTTCTCAGTATAACCCTTTACACTCTTCCACCCAAAGAGCcattactaaaataaaataatttggcaaAACTATCCAATATATCAATCAAGTGTAAAAGTATACACAGTATTCTACAACCATAAGAGGTGCattctcatctctcttctttggggccaatATTGGTCATTATATTTATACATGGAGCCTAATTTTGTCATtgccattttttccatttatattgtagtcattgtgtgtAGTTTTCCTTATTCTGATAATTTCATCAATTCAAAAATCTTCCCATGCCTTCCTGTATTCTTTATATTGATCATTTCTCACAATTGTAATTTCTTAGagtccattgcattcatataaaacaactaatttagccattctccaaaagaTAAACAGCCACTTTGATTCTAGTTTTtttgttactaaaaaaaaaaaaatagtattgcCATGATACTTTAGTGTGGAcctttctttttgaatttgacCTGATTGGGAATATATGCCTAGCTGTAGAATCTGAGTCAAATGAACATTTTTGTAACTTTGTTGCATAATTCCacaatagttttcaaaattcaactCTCCTTTTAAAGCTGATTGTGGTTGAAACCCAGCTCTTCTAACTCATAAttcaatattttcccccagtagaTAATTTAAGTGTAACACTGAGCCCTTCCCCATTATCCAACAAGGTCCCCTGCATTACTCTAGGGGAGTATATACTGAACCCTAGGTCCAGTATAATGCTTGGGGTTTCAGCTATTCAGTACTAGtacagttcctggaacataacaggtatttaataaataggaGGTTAAGTTCTTTATTATCAATTTGTAAAATCTCATCAATAAAAGAATCTTTAGAAGCcatttactctaattccttaacaAGAGAATGAATCTCCTCTGCAGCAACTAGAGTATGTTGTCATTCAACACTGGCTTAGTTTCGAAGACTTATAGAGAAAACTTCACATAAACTCAAGGCCAGGTGATAAGATCATACTTCAAAACTTTGTTGGTCAGTATGGGTGTATACCTAGGCACACCTTGGTCCATCTGTGTTTTACTAAGTGTTCATGAGTCGCTGTGTTCCCCAccccttcagaaaaaaaaaaaaaaaaaaaaaacgaaaaaacAATATTAGAACATCAGTGTAATGATGATTGCTCTTAAGCTAATATTTGCAGGCAGGACTGGCAGTTAGTCTtactcccccctccttttttgtgGACTGGGTCACTCTTCCTCCTGGCTGTGTAACTTTCTCCCTAACAACAATCTGGCATCTCTCCTCTagagaaatgatttttctttcttcccaaattatGGTGATGATAGATACTTGCCTCATTGTCAATCCAACCAGTTACTTGCCAACGTATTGAGGCTAACTAATTTGCCTGAAGATACTTTGACTGTCCTATGAAGAACAATCCTTGAAGCAAGCACAGATGTTTCCTGCATAGGTCCAATCCAAGCAACCATCTTAAAGCCTGGAGTGAAATCTACTTTCTGGCGATGATGATTTAGGAGTTTGTATTATGAAATGAAGAATTATGTAACTGGTTGCTGAATTTGATTAGCAATATAAAAGGGATAatccatccttccctctctcttccttttggatctgatgaGTGAGGACAATTCTGAAGTTCTCGGTGCCCAGCTTTGGTGCAGGGTTTTACCCATCCAGCTACAAATACTGCCGAAATAAGCCTATGCCTGAGATGGAGCCATCTCCATTTAGTATTGGCTTTTCCCAGATCTCAAACATGTGGGAATATCTAGGCAATCTTGTAAATCTGGGAGATCCAGAGTTCCTATCAAAGTTCCCATCAGTGGTTGGAGCTGAATATCTTCACCACCAGTATTTACCCAAAGCAGTTCTTGCTATACCATCTTAGTAAATTCATTTCCCAAAACTTAGTGAAGACTAATTATTAATTGACTGCTCTCCAGTAGGAATTCGAATGTAAATATTAGAAACCTAGTATCTAGGATCTTGGGGTGAGGGAACCTTAATGAATAGTCTTACAACCTTTACCAgctcaaaacaacaacaacaacaacaacaacaacaacaaagtaaacTTTTAAacctaaaaagataaataaattttaaaggtaTGCTGATAAATTTCCTCTGAGAAATAGATGTCCATCCTCCTTCTCCtaggaaaaacagggaaagaaaagagagggaagatcCATTGGCCTCATTCCGCAACCcacactgatttaaaaaaaaaaaaaaaaaaacagtatccAACCCATGTTGGCTTGCTTATAAGCAATTCTGCCATCTAGCTCCAGAGCTGGATTAGAGATCTCTCATACATTTCTCCATAGTGGTAGTTTTCTTTCATGCTTTCAAATCTTTATTTCCCATGGTTTCTCATTCTTCTACCCACCTGTATGAAGGTAGAAGGGGCAGCTTTTGAGTTAAAATCAATCCCTTCCTCCTGGCCCAAAGTCAAagcaaaaggaaggggaaggttGAAGAAAAGGTAATTGAGAGATTTTTGCCCAAAATATCAAGCATACATTTCTATCCCTCTAATCTTCTACAGATGAAGTCTAGAGTAGGTATGGTCAAAAATACAATGCTAGGTTTGTAATGGAAAGGATGCTTTCAAAATGGGATATTAAAACTGGGTAGATCTTAAGAGAATTTAAACTCCTGTATaaaaatcatggatttagagttggagATCTTCAAATAGTTGGTATTTaatagaagtcatctagtctaacacccacattttacagatgaagaaaatgatgcCCAAGGATATGACATGCTCAAAAAAGTACTTGGCAgatccaggatttgaactcaattcctgtcattccaaatctagcattatTTCCATGATATCATactgtcttccttcctttttatagataaggcagCTGAGACCTAAAAAAAGAGATATAGTCATTTGCCCTAGAGAAAACCAATTTAGCCAGAGTGTCCTCACTTAGAGGCCCTTTGGCCTGGGTTCTCTTCAGAGTAATTTGCTCAGGCAAGTGGGGAATAAAAAGGGTCCATCCACTGTAATATATGGGCTGCTGAGGCAGAAGCTACATTCTTTTCTTGGCATATCATAATAGTTTCCCAACAGAGCCAACAGAGAAACTGATTCTAGTTCCTAGAGGAAGTACTCCTCTCTGACTCCATGATTCTCATGATCCCTACTAGCTCCACAGAGCATCCAAAGCTGGTTCCACAGAAGAAATTAATGAGCCCCCCAGAGTCTAAATCCCAAATCTCAAATTGGAGTTGTCTCCTGGCTTTGAGGAGCAGGGTacagggagggaagaggggtCTATTTCTGATTAGGTGCTGGACTGTGCTTGAGTAATAAATATTACCAAGGGGATATACCCGTCAAACTCTTTCCCTCCAATTATAACTCAAATGTATGCTGAAAATTGTACTGAGATGTTGCAGGCCAGGGAGCTAGACCCTGATGAAGTCAGTTGGGACTAgtggtatgtgtgtatgtctatttGTTCCTTTGTTTACTAGAGTGATGAGATATACCTATGGGTGTTTGGTACAACTATGAGCACCTTGGTCTGTGGGAATGATTTGTGTAACTGTGTGGGAGGGTGTGGTTGAGAATGTATGTAGCTTTTAGAATACTAGAGCTCCAGTGTTAGAAAGAGATTTTAGAATAAAGACTATTCAAATTAAAGGTAGAaagttagagctagaaaaaatttttatataatccaGTATAATTCTACTCAATTTTATGGCAGGAGAAATTGAAATCACCAGACCAATGACTTGTCCAATTACTTtgagtatgtatgtatttatgaattttttataATAACTATGTATGTGAAATCATTGTTGTGTTTTATATCCAATTGTAAAGGTGTAATTTTATATCACTTTGTGTTGTGTGACCCTCTATACCTCTTCATGAGTGTGATTGTTTataagtgtttaagtgtctgcTATGGCCAGTTTATAGAGTCATTTGAAACAGGCTAGTTTGTTCTTCATAGGGATATTCATAAATTGGGTTTCTGGGATTATGAttaatttattctctctcttttgtaaCCTCTATTCTTGCCCATTCCCAAGAATGGACATTCTAATCCTGCCCCTGAGCCAATGAGGTCTTAACTAGGAAGGTTAAAGAAGTAGGGTCTGTGAAAAGGTTTCATGAAAGGAAGCAAAGATCCACACAATAAGTAAAAAAGATTATTCcagaaaattggagaaagaaataaaagaattagcaGGTTCGCCATGGACTTGTCAGAGGGATGTTGGGCTGAAGGAAATGATCAAGGGGTAAAGCTCTTTCAATACACCAAAGCTTTCTTCTCCTTAAACTCTCTTCTGCCACTCTCATTATGAAATTAAGATGAGGTGTGATCtgtgaaagtcatttaatcctgattgtCTTAGAAAAGTAATGGAGAAGTGTAGAACAAAGAACACAGGGTATTAGAGTTGGGAGAAGCATTACCTCATAGTACTTCCTTTCATACAGTCTTCATTTTAGTCCAACTGATCTACTATCTGTGCTTTGTACTTGATATTCTGTTTCCCATCTTGAGCAAGTCTACAATGTGTAATATCTTCCCCTCCATGTAGAAAAGTCTTTGACTTTCTTCAAAAATACAACATCCTACATGAGGTCTTTCCTGTCCCACTAGTTAGTAACATTCTCTCATTCTTGAAATAATTGTCTATGTATTCCACATTTACTACTTGTGTACAAATTCTATTCCCACTCCACCCCCAACCTAAATAGAATATGAATTCCTAAGGGCAGGAACCGATTCCTTTATGTCTTTTGCCCCAGTGCCTCACACTTAGTAGATATCTAATCAATGAATTGAACATAAGAGGTAGGATATTTGAATTAAAACAAGTTTTAGAACAGATAATAGAAAACATTGTAAATATGAAAGTTATGAAAGGATTAGAATTCTAATTTGagaactggaagaaactttaatttataaatgagagaactttctttcagaggaaaagggaTTTGTTTGCCTGAAATCATACAGGGAGTAAAAAGCAGTCAGAATTTGGACCCAGttcctctaattccaaatccaatactgactttagaatattagaactagaaGGCTGGAAGAGGTTTGTTACATAAATCCTCTAAGTCTACCACCTTCAGTCTGGAAATACTCAATAGTGTCAACcaaggttattttctttttttactctggATCTGCTTCCCCTTTCTGGCTTTGCTCTGTATTTCTGTGATACCACAATTCTACCAGTCTCCCATGTTTGAATCTTAGGAAAATATCTTTAATTCTTCCTCATTTATCTCTCACATACAAGAACAATATTTCCAAGAACAATAGATTGATTCCACCTCTATAAATCATTTACATCTAGTCTATCCTCTCTATTTCTCCTACCACTCAATCACTATAGAGTTTCAGTGGCACCCTCAGGGTCTGTTACAATAGACTCCTAATAAGCCTTCCTGACCATATgatccttctttctctgttagaGAAACATTACTGGAATTCACAAATTTACTGGAATACTCTGGTTGTATTACTCTTTTGCTCAAAAATCCTCCATAATTATTCCTCTGCATAACATTTAAGGCCCTAAATTCCCTGACACCATTTCACAATATGAtagacaggcaggcaggcaggtggacagacagacaaacagacagacagatgaatagatagaaagatagatcgatagatcttcattatttcatttgtggttttcttggcaaaaatgctggggTGGTTTCCtcctctggctcattttacagatgagaaagctgaggcaaacagggttaagtaatttgcccagggtcatacgaatagtaagtatctgagaccagatttgaaatcaagatgaTGAGTGTCAAtccattcactgcaccatctGACTGGTGAAGGTCTACCCATCCTTTAAATCTACCTCCCTAATAAGCCTTCCATGATCTCCTCTTAACAATACTATTCTTCTCTTCAGTTCTCATAGAGCAGTGTTTGTATTTCCTTATTTCACTTAAATATtgtattgatattttttctataacTGTCATTTCCCACATACCCAATGTAAGAAAACAatcttttgtaacaaaaaaagTACAAACAAATAGAATCTGCCAGCACACTGCCCAGACCTGACAGTATATGCCTCAGAGTATTCAGCACCTATATAGCTTATCtctctatcaagaaaaaaatgtttcatcatCAGGGCCCTGGAGCCAAGATTGGTATTGCATTGATATGTCTTGCTATCCAATAgtgctatttttctttatattaatgtAAACATTCtgtgtgtttttatattttatatatttctttatttttctatatatttgtcttTTGGTTAATTCACTGTACCAATTCATACAAGTTTCTCCAGGTTTCTTTGAATTGTTCATATTTGTGACTTCTTATGACTCAAAACTATAAGTGTATTATCATCTCTCATTCaatgaacatattttttttactagtttTCTAGTACTAAGAAAAAGTTGCTAGAAATTTTGCTATATTTGCTCTTTTGGTGTACATGTAGAAGATTAAGAACAAAGAACATAGAACATTACTTAAAAGAACTTTTATTTCATAGTACTTCCTTTCAAGCACTCTTGATTTCAGTAGAACTGGCCTGCTAACTATTCCTTAGAGATGGCATCCCATCTCTCATCTCTGTAACCTTGCACGGTATACATGACAGGAACACATGGtagattttctctctctttttacttccTGGGAATAACCACTGCATCACCCTGagtcaaacaatatgaataagttagttattttcttaagtgcttaaaattgttctccagaataatcTGACAAATTTACAGCTGTCTTCCTTCAATCCctgaccatctttttttttttcagattagatATAAGGTAAAAaagtaaaagttattttaatttacttttctcttattaatgatttggaataatGTTTATATGGTTATATTGCGAGTTTCTATTTCATGAACTCATACGTTATCATAAATTATAGTTATTGGTGTTAATATCTTATCCATCTGCTATTAgtactaattaataataataatatctaatatttccATAGTACCTCCTATGTgctagatactatataaatattttacaatcatTCTATCCTGCCAATAAGCTAGGGAGATAAGTGTtgtgattatctccattttacagctgagaaaactgaggcaaacagaagttgtgatttgcccaaactCACACAGATAGTCACTATGTAAGggcccatttgaactcaggtcttctttccTTTAGGTCCATCATTCTATCTCCTGTTATCACCAGCTGCCTTACTAGACTGCAAGCTCAGTGACAGAAAGAGTCtgtatattatctcatctttGCTCTCccctaaattaaaaaatagtggtttttttcccccagaataggtgattaataagtatttgttaaataaatttttcagatgaggaaactgtgagcCCAGTGGAAGGAAATGACTTAACCCAGATTTCCTTGAGAGGAGGACTAAGCCAACTATGGATGGGACCAACAAGTCCTCTGAAGGGGCCCCATTTATCCTACTGGGCTTGTCCACAAACCCTGGGCAGCTCC
The DNA window shown above is from Sminthopsis crassicaudata isolate SCR6 chromosome 2, ASM4859323v1, whole genome shotgun sequence and carries:
- the OR5C1 gene encoding olfactory receptor 5C1, whose translation is MTLENITWIDGAPSEFILLGITDRWDLRVALFLVFLPIYLLSLLGNMGMVLLINMDARLHTPMYFFLACLSLLDACYSSAIGPKMLIDLLLSHATIPYAACAIQMFVFAGLADAECCLLAAMAYDRYVAIGNPLLYTTAMSRRLCLLLLAASGLGGAVSGFVHTTFTFRLHFCHSREVNSFFCDIPPLLAISCDDTSLNELLLFAVCGFIQTATVIAIAVSYAFILIAVIRMNSAEGRRRAASTCGSHLTAVAMLYGTLIFMYLRPSSSYALDTDKMASVFYTLVIPALNPLIYSLRNKEVKEALRRTRDRFCFPSQRG